Proteins found in one Crassostrea angulata isolate pt1a10 chromosome 3, ASM2561291v2, whole genome shotgun sequence genomic segment:
- the LOC128175612 gene encoding 52 kDa repressor of the inhibitor of the protein kinase-like produces the protein MTSEVPSSSLPYKLNQQNQTQYQHNIRLLEKIVDAVILCGKQNIPLRGHRDDSTSDSSNKGNFLAILQLLAKHDEQLMSHLQTAKKNALYTSKTIQNEVIQLIGNHITGKILKGLQGRGFYSIIADEVTDKYANKEVLVLCLRFLDTRENPATIKEEFLDFSNIGRTTGEAIADKLIEILRSLAIPIENMRGQAYDGAAAMASEKRGCQGRMKSLNQLALFTHCRSHVLNLSVASACKLPLVRNMIDVLNSVFIFFDSSPKRQGFFENIIENDGSVDFSKKKLVGLCKTRWVERHICFDVFYTMYKFVIKCLQHIINQNLDESTSEDWSWDRQTKVTAQGLLASLTSFSVLITFVFVRYVLDTIKPLTLKLQKRDIDIFTASKLIEEHVDRIKEIRTAVDTEFESCFEDAKQIADDLDIVIKIPRVCSKQQHRENVSTTNPKDYYRSVVAIPFLDFLLSELNSRFQKEDLVAYSICTLLPINMTNLSQEELSKLASELTFWESDLPCLSVKDLEKELADWKRYCVNMSKETSEKLCNLIFLFNFVDGDVFPNVKILLHIGCVLPITTCEAERSFSGLRRIKSYMRSTMQEDRLTGLALMHLHHSLEIDQKEIVQSFIRQGKRRLFQSSLFS, from the coding sequence ATGACATCCGAAGTGCCATCTTCGTCTCTTCCGTATAAACTAAATCAGCAAAATCAGACACAGTATCAGCACAACATTAGGTTGCTTGAGAAAATAGTAGATGCGGTCATTCTGTGTGGGAAACAAAATATTCCTCTGCGAGGACACAGAGATGATAGTACAAGTGATTCTTCAAATAAAGGTAATTTCCTGGCAATATTACAGCTGTTGGCAAAGCATGATGAGCAGCTCATGTCTCATCTACAAACAGCAAAAAAGAATGCCTTATACACCAGCAAAACCATTCAAAATGAGGTTATCCAACTCATAGGAAATCACATCACAGGTAAAATTTTGAAGGGTCTACAAGGGAGGGGTTTTTATTCCATCATAGCCGATGAGGTAACAGACAAATATGCTAACAAAGAAGTTTTAGTCTTGTGTCTCAGATTTCTAGATACTAGAGAAAACCCTGCCACCATTAAGGAGGAATTCCTTGACTTTTCAAATATAGGCAGAACTACAGGGGAAGCAATTGCTGATAAACTCATTGAAATCCTCCGCTCGCTTGCAATTCCAATTGAGAACATGCGAGGGCAAGCATACGATGGTGCAGCAGCAATGGCATCGGAAAAACGGGGGTGTCAGGGACGAATGAAGTCTCTAAACCAATTAGCTTTGTTTACACATTGTCGGAGTCATGTGTTGAATCTGAGCGTTGCTTCAGCCTGCAAATTACCTCTTGTAAGGAATATGATAGATGTCCTTAATTCagtgtttattttctttgacaGTTCCCCCAAAAGACAAGGGttttttgagaatattatagaaaatgatgGGTCAGTAGATTTTTCCAAAAAGAAACTAGTAGGACTCTGTAAGACTAGGTGGGTTGAACGTCATATCTGCTTTGATGTGTTTTACACTATGTACAAGTTCGTCATCAAATGTCTTCAGCACATTATCAATCAAAACCTTGATGAAAGTACCAGTGAAGACTGGTCTTGGGATAGACAAACTAAAGTGACAGCACAGGGACTTTTGGCTTCGTTGACGTCCTTCTCTGTGTTGATAACATTTGTGTTTGTAAGGTACGTCCTAGACACAATAAAACCTTTAACTCTCAAACTTCAGAAGAGAGATATTGACATTTTCACTGCAAGTAAGCTAATCGAGGAACACGTTGATAGAATCAAAGAAATTCGTACAGCGGTAGATACGGAATTTGAGTCTTGCTTTGAAGACGCCAAACAAATTGCAGATGACCTTGATATAGTGATTAAAATTCCAAGGGTTTGCTCAAAGCAACAACACAGGGAAAATGTCTCCACAACTAATCCCAAAGATTATTATAGATCTGTCGTGGCCATTCCATTTCTGGACTTTCTTCTCAGTGAATTAAATTCAAGGTTTCAGAAAGAAGATCTGGTGGCATATTCAATATGCACTTTGTTGCCTATCAATATGACAAATCTCTCACAAGAGGAATTGTCCAAACTTGCCTCAGAACTTACATTTTGGGAGAGCGACCTACCTTGTCTTTCTGTAAAGGACTTGGAGAAGGAACTTGCAGATTGGAAAAGATATTGTGTTAACATGAGCAAAGAAACCTCAGAAAAGCTCTGTAATTTGATCTTTCTTTTCAACTTTGTCGATGGGGACGTTTTTCCGAACGTAAAAATTCTTCTGCACATTGGATGTGTGTTACCTATCACAACATGTGAGGCTGAAAGATCCTTTTCTGGATTAAGACGCATCAAAAGTTATATGCGCAGTACTATGCAAGAGGACAGATTAACTGGGCTAGCACTAATGCATCTTCATCATTCATTAGAGATTGACCAAAAGGAAATAGTACAATCATTTATCAGGCAAGGGAAACGAAGATTATTTCAGTCAAGTCTTTTTAGCTAA
- the LOC128176048 gene encoding uncharacterized protein LOC128176048 yields the protein MINNMYYNPINIGYISEGVSAQSAFQQPLVGPVSIGQLSLQTGTVLHGHNAPPGFNQHYSGIPAPYGTPYSAQYPPQSAILNPWGVMSGVSMGPENNTNMIVGCSSMTQGGYLPSNVNGMMPTGYTVSRATGTSYTGTFSQAQGGSTGSIPPSVQGLMMPYQTTSSLSGFPSHAASSFQSSVSQASVLPTTSVPIPQSGNIPFNGQGTIVNIVPSTTNIPTQQGSYVPFNGLETNVNIVPSTTNVRIQQGSYVPFNGLETNVNNVPPTNNASIPQGGYVPISGQDTSVNNVPFTNAVPIPQGIYIPMSSHSTNLNMVPGTYTNSTPIPQGGYLPISGQGTNVNNVSPTNNASISQGGYVPISDHGTNVNIVPLTNIAPVPHGGVIPFSGQGTNSNLVTATTPQAGYIPCTGQGVDLKVMSQTLYPPVQSTQNSNTSNHYVPCTPNQAMLNSTKQQVLTHNHIQPPPGFQQLQSQQVSQQRYAPTLTTQNQLTQQVYTQALPTPVSIQQQQQHNLQTLLNPKTTPTQQYTIQQLQNASHLGQVHQQTQMRDVPCQILQNVPCQNTSMAPALMQDLTPGLTYQVSPTLLHGSNIPPPGAGLTVTGSIQYQVNPAKLQGGHEPLMASASTESVPGNVEKSSKMQMFCYNSESVQTVGALKPLTVEVSDQGSSSLSGNILVTAKASVCSDHAWSTQPHGSKQTLMFLQQCQQPHLQGVLAPLLALQLPPEQYMAQPQHQPIMSLSPHQQFAVCSQEQQMTLTTIKQQHATMLPQQHLSTQQSSPDHTNTKSSDIHNDCGEDELNDRQDVCDELEMSDFAEALTDGTEHPEVFDTHEQDTLLRTVKRHYVEVYQRLSTLKNHVDSLVIDMQTITKGMEAIDLEQNHLKYDCYSVC from the coding sequence ATGATCAACAATATGTATTATAATCCAATCAACATTGGATATATTAGTGAGGGGGTGAGTGCACAGAGTGCATTTCAGCAACCATTAGTAGGTCCAGTGTCTATAGGCCAACTTTCCCTGCAGACAGGTACAGTGCTACATGGTCATAATGCCCCTCCAGGATTCAACCAACATTACAGTGGAATCCCTGCACCATATGGAACACCATATTCAGCTCAATACCCTCCACAAAGTGCTATTCTAAATCCATGGGGGGTAATGTCAGGTGTTTCAATGGGACCAGAAAATAACACAAATATGATAGTTGGATGTTCTTCCATGACACAGGGAGGTTATTTACCGTCAAATGTCAATGGAATGATGCCAACTGGATATACCGTTTCAAGGGCCACTGGAACAAGTTACACTGGTACATTTTCCCAGGCACAGGGTGGTTCGACTGGTTCCATACCGCCAAGTGTTCAGGGGTTAATGATGCCATACCAAACAACATCAAGTCTAAGTGGATTTCCTTCCCATGCAGCAAGCAGTTTCCAGTCATCGGTTTCTCAGGCATCAGTACTACCGACCACCAGTGTACCCATACCACAAAGCGGCAATATACCATTCAATGGTCAGGGTACTATTGTCAACATAGTACCATCTACCACCAATATACCTACACAACAGGGTAGTTATGTACCATTTAATGGTCTGGAAACCAATGTCAATATAGTACCATCTACTACCAATGTACGCATACAACAGGGTAGTTATGTACCATTTAATGGTCTGGAAACCAATGTCAATAATGTACCACCTACAAACAATGCATCCATACCACAGGGTGGTTACGTACCAATAAGTGGTCAAGATACAAGTGTCAATAATGTACCATTTACCAACGCCGTACCAATACCACAGGGCATCTATATACCGATGAGTAGTCATAGTACGAATCTCAACATGGTACCAGGTACATATACCAACAGTACTCCAATACCACAGGGCGGTTACTTACCGATTAGTGGTCAGGGTACAAACGTCAATAATGTATCACCTACAAACAATGCATCCATATCACAGGGTGGTTACGTACCAATTAGTGATCATGGTACAAATGTCAACATCGTACCACTTACCAACATTGCACCTGTACCACATGGCGGTGTCATACCATTCAGTGGTCAAGGTACAAACTCAAACCTGGTAACAGCCACTACACCACAAGCGGGTTACATTCCATGTACTGGTCAAGGTGTTGATCTCAAGGTTATGTCACAAACATTGTACCCACCAGTTCAATCAACACAGAACTCAAATACTTCCAACCACTATGTGCCATGTACACCAAACCAGGCTATGCTAAACAGCACTAAACAACAGGTACTGACACACAATCATATTCAACCACCACCAGGATTCCAACAACTACAGTCACAACAGGTTTCACAACAGAGATATGCTCCGACATTGACAACACAAAATCAGCTGACACAACAGGTTTACACTCAAGCATTACCAACACCAGTCAGCATTCAGCAGCAACAACAACACAACTTACAGACACTACTCAATCCGAAGACCACTCCAACACAGCAGTACACCATTCAACAATTGCAAAATGCAAGTCATCTTGGTCAAGTACATCAACAAACTCAAATGCGAGATGTACCATGTCAAATACTGCAAAATGTACCATGCCAAAATACAAGTATGGCACCAGCTCTGATGCAGGATCTGACCCCAGGCCTAACATATCAAGTCAGTCCAACTCTGTTACATGGCAGTAACATACCTCCCCCTGGAGCAGGTTTGACAGTTACGGGTAGCATTCAGTACCAAGTCAATCCGGCAAAGTTGCAAGGTGGTCATGAACCACTAATGGCTTCAGCCAGTACTGAATCTGTTCCTGGAAATGTGGAGAAGAGTTCCAAGATGCAGATGTTTTGCTACAATTCTGAGTCGGTCCAGACAGTGGGCGCTTTAAAACCGCTAACTGTTGAGGTATCTGACCAGGGTTCTTCTTCATTGTCTGGCAATATCCTTGTAACAGCTAAGGCAAGTGTTTGTTCTGACCATGCATGGAGCACACAACCCCATGGATCTAAGCAAACACTCATGTTTTTGCAGCAGTGCCAACAACCACATTTGCAAGGTGTACTTGCGCCACTCTTAGCACTTCAGTTGCCTCCTGAACAATACATGGCACAACCTCAACACCAGCCAATCATGTCGCTATCACCACACCAACAGTTTGCAGTTTGCTCACAAGAGCAGCAGATGACACTGACCACTATCAAGCAGCAACATGCAACAATGCTTCCACAGCAACACTTGTCAACCCAGCAATCATCCCCAGATCACACTAACACAAAAAGTAGTGACATACACAATGATTGTGGTGAAGATGAATTAAATGATAGGCAAGATGTTTGCGATGAACTTGAAATGTCAGATTTTGCTGAGGCACTGACTGATGGAACAGAGCACCCAGAGGTGTTTGATACACATGAACAAGACACTTTGCTGCGGACAGTCAAGAGACACTATGTTGAGGTCTATCAACGGCTGTCCACCCTGAAGAATCATGTCGACTCTTTGGTCATAGACATGCAGACCATCACAAAGGGAATGGAGGCAATTGATCTTGAGCAGAATCATCTGAAATATGACTGCTACTCAGTCTGCTAG
- the LOC128176049 gene encoding uncharacterized protein LOC128176049 yields MYRRSTIRQERGEHYLDFVRRKTSLRSLVDPRTFVYDLGLLSDGTSHTTICEVLKGQYRLAKDLGDSRWIETTRRETATILCSDRWVDDNLPSLLGNHRSRRTKTSHTAEATSSMCVDIRLKTNPNLEVVRTNAADSNARSMEISDSSEVHGEADSSADHDTADQECGISAPTGLMVNVREPEPTFPEPIPVIHNPGKRMHPARHVEAKQSTQDVGSKRARMDHNLSITVLTKPSSHLAQLCPFPNCVKREKKIKRHVQRQHLPRIFSDIKPIRSIDESVLCQLQYSSLISLVISALGQNADVYSAVNYVNQSGGIPKNTSVHPDTIACMRKFSVPQGWAEPPEGFTVSPVNSPAALFHWRCLVVLLSLLPPIQREEFRVDGRVRSDIKHPTNTEDSQVPVVDSSTEDEFTVIDVSYSSDVEVCNEKIITVNEAFDSHFHLDRTSFRIWKKSSGKSVDDLISYSLSGNQHPQLDVSVAGGVIVYSEPSTHPEIVSVERPWGVAVGVHPKHIEEFSRDRFLHMKELLNRPHVVALGEVGLDRTVPVKLWRRQEDVLCQVLTLSRKDKVLVLHLRGTPADRIGMDVHARCMQILHTSCDSDQPIHLHCFTGDARLVKEWMNSFSHVYFGFTGAVETFSTDQIDGLHAVPMNRMLLETDSPYMKPGGGYINTPAFIGDVATVVASKLQISVRYLLNETVKNCRKLYAL; encoded by the coding sequence ATGTACAGGAGATCTACTATTCGTCAGGAAAGAGGTGAACATTACTTGGACTTTGTCAGGAGGAAAACATCCTTGAGGAGTCTTGTTGATCCAAGAACATTTGTGTATGACCTTGGACTCCTCAGTGATGGAAcatcacataccactatttgcGAGGTACTCAAAGGACAGTATAGACTCGCCAAAGACCTGGGAGATAGTAGATGGATTGAGACGACCAGACGGGAGACTGCCACCATTTTGTGTTCAGACCGTTGGGTGGACGATAACCTTCCTTCCCTGCTAGGTAACCACAGAAGCAGAAGAACCAAAACGTCGCATACTGCTGAAGCTACTTCCTCAATGTGTGTGGATATCCGTCTTAAGACGAACCCAAATCTGGAAGTAGTGCGTACCAATGCAGCAGATTCAAACGCCCGCTCAATGGAGATCTCGGACTCTTCCGAAGTGCATGGTGAAGCAGATTCCTCTGCGGATCATGACACGGCGGATCAAGAATGTGGTATCTCAGCCCCAACTGGATTGATGGTGAATGTACGGGAACCTGAACCTACTTTCCCTGAGCCCATACCAGTTATCCACAACCCTGGTAAACGTATGCACCCAGCACGTCATGTGGAGGCAAAGCAAAGTACCCAGGATGTCGGATCGAAGCGCGCTCGAATGGATCATAATTTATCCATAACAGTTCTAACTAAACCGTCGTCTCATCTTGCTCAGCTGTGTCCATTCCCAAATTGTGTTAAGAGGGAGAAAAAGATCAAGCGTCATGTCCAGCGCCAGCATCTTCCTAGAATTTTCAGTGACATTAAGCCTATTCGTTCTATTGATGAGTCTGTGTTATGCCAGCTCCAGTACTCATCGTTGATATCCTTGGTGATAAGTGCCTTGGGACAAAATGCTGATGTGTATAGCGCTGTTAATTATGTGAATCAGTCTGGTGGGATTCCAAAGAACACTAGTGTACATCCAGACACCATCGCCTGTATGAGGAAATTTAGTGTACCTCAAGGATGGGCAGAACCACCAGAGGGATTTACTGTGTCACCTGTTAATTCCCCCGCAGCACTTTTCCATTGGAGATGCCTGGTAGTGTTGTTGTCACTGTTACCACCTATTCAACGCGAAGAATTTCGTGTAGACGGGCGCGTTAGAAGTGATATCAAACATCCTACTAACACAGAGGACAGTCAAGTTCCAGTGGTAGACTCTTCAACTGAGGACGAATTCACCGTGATTGATGTTAGCTATAGTTCAGACGTAGAAGTTTGCAACGAAAAAATCATCACAGTGAATGAAGCCTTCGATAGTCATTTCCACTTGGATCGGACTAGTTTCCGTATTTGGAAGAAATCATCAGGAAAATCTGTAGATGACCTCATTTCCTATAGTTTATCTGGAAATCAACATCCTCAACTTGACGTATCTGTCGCAGGTGGAGTGATCGTTTATAGTGAACCCTCCACCCATCCAGAGATAGTGTCTGTTGAGCGACCTTGGGGAGTGGCTGTGGGAGTGCACCCCAAGCACATAGAGGAATTCTCCAGAGACAGATTTCTCCATATGAAAGAACTACTAAACCGTCCTCATGTAGTGGCTCTGGGAGAGGTTGGGTTGGACCGAACTGTGCCAGTAAAGTTATGGAGGCGACAGGAAGATGTTCTATGTCAAGTGTTAACTCTTAGCCGAAAGGACAAAGTTCTCGTTCTGCACTTGCGTGGAACTCCCGCTGACAGGATTGGGATGGATGTGCATGCACGGTGTATGCAGATATTGCATACGTCTTGTGATTCTGACCAACCAATACATCTTCATTGCTTTACTGGCGATGCGAGGCTGGTGAAGGAGTGGATGAACAGTTTTTCACATGTTTACTTTGGATTCACAGGTGCCGTGGAGACTTTCAGTACGGACCAGATTGATGGACTTCATGCAGTCCCAATGAATCGTATGTTGCTGGAAACAGATTCCCCCTACATGAAGCCAGGTGGTGGATACATAAATACCCCGGCGTTCATTGGTGACGTGGCCACCGTAGTTGCATCCAAGTTACAGATATCTGTGCGGTATCTGCTCAATGAAACTGTGAAGAACTGTCGTAAGCTCTATGCactataa